The Anaerolineales bacterium genome contains the following window.
AACCGGCTGCCCCTGGCGGAGGATCGGTTCGCTGGGTCCGAAGCGCAGGCGGTCCAGCCGGTGCGTGGCGGCGAGCAGCCGGGGGTGAGGCAGGTAGGGCAGGGCCCTGGCAAGGGTCTCATCCACCAACTCCCCGTCCGAAATCACGACCGTGCGTGTCGTATGGGCTGCCAGGGTCGGGTCGTGGGTGACCAGGGCAATCGTCTTCCCCGCCTGCGCCAGGTCCGCGAACAGGCGAACGATCGACTCCGCCGAGCGCGAGTCGAGGTTGCCTGTGGCTTCATCGGCCACGATCACCGGCGGATCATTCGCCAGGGCGCGGGCGATGGCGGCGGCCTGCTGTTGTCCCGTGGAGACCGCCCCCGGCAGCAGGTGGGCCTGGCCCTCAAGCCCGACCTGCCGCAGCAGGTCGAGGGCGCGCGCCGGCCGCCCCTGGAACTCGCCGTGGTTCACATAGTCCATCGGCAGCATGACGTTCTCCAACAGCGTCAGCATCGGCAGCAGCTGGAAGAACTGGAAGACGATGCCGACGGTCTGGCCGCGCCAGCGGGCTCTTTCCGACTCGGTCAGGCCGTAGATGTCCAGACCGTCGACCAGGACCTTCCCGGAGGTAGGGTGATCGATGCCGGTGATCATGTTCAGCAGCGTCGACTTGCCGCTGCCGGATTTCCCGACGATCGCCACAAACTCGCCCCGGTTCAGGGTCAGATCGAGGCCTTTCAAGACCGGGAACTCGCCGGCATGGTTGCGAAACGTCTTCTTGAGTTCGCGGATCGCGATGATCGGCTCGATCTGCAGAGGGCTCAGGGGGAGGGCGGGGGATGTCATGCGGTTCGTCCGCCGCGTCCGTTCCCGCCATGCTCGCCCAGACTCTGTGTGAGCACACCATCGGTCAGTTGGACCTGGCGCGAGAACAACGGGGCAAGGCTGGAGTCGTGGGTCACCATGACGATCGTCTTGCCCTGCGCCACCAGACGGGTGAATGCCTCAAGGATGTGGTCGGCGGTGACCGTATCCAGGCTGCCGGTCGGCTCATCGGCAACGAGCAGTTCGGGGTCATTGGCCAAGGCGCGGGCGATCGCCACTCGCTGCTGCTGTCCGCCGGAGATCTGGGCGGGCTTCTTGCCGGCGTGCTCTTCCAGCTCGACCAGGCGAAGCAGCTCCATGGCCCGCCCGGCGCTCTCCCGCCGGCTGTAGTCGCCGCACAGGTCGATCGGCAGCATGATGTTCTCAAGCAGGGTGAGCATCGGGAGGAAATGGAAGGCCTGATGGACAACCCCGATGTGCTGGCCGCGGAAGACAGCCAACTCCGCCTCCGGCATGGTGTGAAAGGCGTAGGATCGGCCATTGGGGGTGAGCACGACTTCGCCCGACGTCGCCTGATCGATGCCGGTGATCATGTTCAGCAGCGTCGATTTTCCGGCGCCCGATTTGCCGATGACGCCGATGAACTCGCCGCGGGCGACGCTGAGCGAAACGCCCTTCAGGGCCGGGAAGGGTCCGGCCGGGCTGTCGTATTCTTTGACGACATGGCGCAGTTGGATCAATGGGGGATGGGATCCCCCGGGTTCAACAGCAGTGTTCGGCATCCAAGGTGCTCAGTGGCACGTCCCAGCCGCGTGTACGGTGGCACGGGCAACAGGACATGTTATCACAAGCATGCAGCGAAACTGCCTTGGCGGCGCTAGGACTCATGGACCATTAACAATACCGAAAGGCCATCGGCTTGATGTCAGGCATGGGTCGGCCAGGTCCCGAGGGGCACGGGCGCAGAGCCCTCGACGGAGCAGGGCATATAATCCCCGCAGCATGGAGCCCCGTTGACCTCGAGCGCAGCCACATCCGGCGGGTCCAATACCGCCCCGACGTCTCATGAGGAGAGCCTGTTGCCTGAGCCCGGACTCGGCGGGGGGAGCAGCCGCACCGTCAGCAGGATCGTCTTCTGGTGCGGCTTCGTGCTGTTTGTGGTTGCCAGGATGGCCTATGCCGTTGTGCCTTCCCTCAGCCGAGCAGAGCCGGTGGAGATCGACGATGCCTATCGCTATCTGGCGCAG
Protein-coding sequences here:
- a CDS encoding ABC transporter ATP-binding protein; amino-acid sequence: MPNTAVEPGGSHPPLIQLRHVVKEYDSPAGPFPALKGVSLSVARGEFIGVIGKSGAGKSTLLNMITGIDQATSGEVVLTPNGRSYAFHTMPEAELAVFRGQHIGVVHQAFHFLPMLTLLENIMLPIDLCGDYSRRESAGRAMELLRLVELEEHAGKKPAQISGGQQQRVAIARALANDPELLVADEPTGSLDTVTADHILEAFTRLVAQGKTIVMVTHDSSLAPLFSRQVQLTDGVLTQSLGEHGGNGRGGRTA
- a CDS encoding ABC transporter ATP-binding protein; translated protein: MTSPALPLSPLQIEPIIAIRELKKTFRNHAGEFPVLKGLDLTLNRGEFVAIVGKSGSGKSTLLNMITGIDHPTSGKVLVDGLDIYGLTESERARWRGQTVGIVFQFFQLLPMLTLLENVMLPMDYVNHGEFQGRPARALDLLRQVGLEGQAHLLPGAVSTGQQQAAAIARALANDPPVIVADEATGNLDSRSAESIVRLFADLAQAGKTIALVTHDPTLAAHTTRTVVISDGELVDETLARALPYLPHPRLLAATHRLDRLRFGPSEPILRQGQPV